Proteins encoded by one window of Chryseobacterium aquaeductus:
- the lptC gene encoding LPS export ABC transporter periplasmic protein LptC — protein sequence MKLISNISYKNIAYLFSCAIFFILSSCEEDLTKQNENQSKNFPSQIINNAKITRRDSGVVTMRATAPIIEQYQLIDSPYTIARRGMKIEFFDKKNPKKPGNITAKFAKIYEYKQFYEARGDVKILTSDGQRFATQSVFWDQRKNRIYTRDTVYTTTADGSVLVGANGMTAKDDFSEYTFYNNSGDLDISKSKIAESKK from the coding sequence ATGAAATTGATCTCAAACATATCATATAAAAATATAGCATACCTTTTTAGTTGTGCTATATTTTTTATATTGAGTTCCTGCGAAGAAGATCTGACGAAGCAAAACGAAAATCAAAGTAAAAATTTCCCTTCACAGATTATTAATAATGCCAAGATTACAAGGAGAGATTCAGGAGTTGTTACGATGAGGGCGACTGCTCCTATCATTGAACAGTATCAACTGATAGACAGTCCTTACACCATTGCCAGAAGAGGTATGAAGATAGAATTTTTTGACAAGAAAAATCCTAAAAAACCTGGTAATATTACTGCAAAATTCGCTAAAATATATGAATACAAGCAGTTCTACGAGGCGAGAGGTGATGTAAAAATCTTAACGAGTGACGGACAAAGATTTGCCACACAAAGCGTTTTTTGGGATCAGAGAAAAAACAGAATTTACACAAGAGATACTGTATATACAACAACTGCAGACGGTTCTGTATTGGTTGGTGCCAACGGAATGACCGCAAAAGATGATTTCTCAGAATATACTTTCTACAACAATTCCGGAGATCTGGACATCAGCAAAAGTAAAATTGCAGAATCTAAAAAATAA
- a CDS encoding anhydro-N-acetylmuramic acid kinase — MVFHAIGLMSGTSLDGLDICLAKFENQNLVWKFEILQAETLPYSEKWENKLRNSILLSAQELLELHSEYGFYLGKAVKNFIQKYNLTQIDVIASHGHTVFHQPQKKFTLQIGDGRAIKIETGLNVVYDFRTQDVLMGGNGAPLVPIGDELLFLKYDACLNLGGFSNISLKLNNERIAFDIAPVNIVLNKLAQNFNQNFDKNGDFARQGKIKNQLLEKLNSLQFYNQTHPKSLGIEWCNENIFPLFEALDSKDVLATFTEHTAMQISTVINEYEFKKVLFTGGGTYNSFLVEKIREKTHSEIVIPEKEIVDFKEAFIFAFMGVLRMNNEINVFASATGSTNDHSSGIIA; from the coding sequence ATGGTTTTTCATGCAATCGGATTAATGTCGGGAACAAGCTTAGACGGTTTGGATATTTGTCTGGCAAAGTTTGAAAATCAAAATTTGGTCTGGAAATTTGAAATTTTACAGGCTGAAACTCTTCCCTATTCCGAAAAATGGGAAAATAAACTTAGAAATTCAATCCTTTTATCGGCTCAGGAACTTCTGGAACTTCATTCTGAGTACGGATTTTATTTAGGTAAAGCTGTAAAAAATTTCATTCAAAAATATAATCTTACGCAAATTGATGTCATCGCATCGCATGGCCATACTGTTTTTCATCAACCTCAAAAAAAATTTACTTTACAGATTGGTGACGGACGAGCCATTAAAATAGAAACCGGTTTGAATGTCGTCTACGATTTTAGGACGCAGGATGTTTTGATGGGCGGAAATGGCGCTCCTCTAGTCCCAATAGGAGACGAACTACTCTTTTTAAAATATGATGCCTGCTTGAATCTAGGTGGCTTTTCTAATATTTCATTAAAGTTAAATAATGAAAGAATTGCTTTTGATATTGCTCCGGTGAACATTGTCTTAAATAAATTAGCGCAAAACTTTAATCAGAATTTTGATAAAAATGGAGATTTTGCAAGACAAGGGAAAATAAAAAATCAACTGCTTGAAAAACTAAATTCTCTACAATTTTATAATCAAACTCATCCGAAATCTTTAGGGATTGAATGGTGTAATGAGAATATATTTCCTTTATTTGAAGCTCTAGATTCGAAAGATGTTTTAGCCACTTTTACAGAACATACAGCGATGCAGATTTCAACGGTTATCAACGAGTATGAATTTAAAAAAGTCCTTTTTACAGGAGGTGGAACCTACAATTCTTTTTTGGTAGAAAAAATCAGAGAAAAAACACATTCAGAAATTGTGATTCCTGAAAAAGAGATTGTAGATTTTAAAGAAGCTTTTATTTTCGCATTTATGGGTGTTTTGCGAATGAACAATGAAATTAATGTTTTTGCTTCTGCTACAGGGAGCACAAATGATCACAGCTCCGGAATTATTGCATAA
- a CDS encoding SRPBCC family protein — MNLEGRKIVVNKSSKELSELLKTPENYKDFMPDGLQKFESREDGFKFGLQGMPEIALKIAEVTEEKAVLTSASSSLDFTLTATLKPLSENQTEVQMLFEGKFNPFIKMMVEKPLQNFINTLTDKIEAYK; from the coding sequence ATGAATTTAGAAGGACGAAAAATTGTTGTCAATAAATCATCTAAAGAGTTATCTGAGTTACTAAAAACACCGGAAAACTACAAAGATTTTATGCCAGACGGTCTTCAGAAGTTTGAAAGCAGAGAAGATGGGTTCAAATTCGGACTTCAGGGTATGCCCGAGATTGCATTAAAGATCGCCGAAGTTACCGAAGAAAAAGCAGTTTTAACATCTGCAAGTTCAAGTTTAGACTTTACACTTACGGCAACTTTGAAACCTCTTAGTGAAAACCAGACGGAAGTTCAGATGCTTTTTGAAGGAAAATTTAATCCTTTCATCAAAATGATGGTTGAGAAACCGCTTCAGAATTTCATCAACACTTTAACAGATAAGATTGAAGCTTATAAATAA
- a CDS encoding NUDIX hydrolase yields MYKVFVNEKKLLLSKQSENLEKTLKYDSFTTLEIALDLLQNTSVKELNVYGEQIEEIWEEFKKLFRIIEAAGGIVNRPNGDVLFIKRLGKWDLPKGKMEKGESREESAVREIEEETNLQNVELLDFINTTYHIYTERNGDKVLKYTHWFEMNFDGKDTSKPQLEEGITEVAWKNTTQIENEVFPSTFKNIQLIIKEFWQTKAK; encoded by the coding sequence ATGTATAAAGTTTTTGTGAACGAAAAAAAATTATTGCTGTCTAAACAGTCTGAAAATTTAGAAAAAACTTTGAAATACGACAGTTTCACAACTTTAGAGATTGCGCTCGATCTTCTACAAAATACATCCGTAAAAGAACTGAATGTTTACGGAGAACAGATTGAAGAAATTTGGGAAGAATTTAAAAAACTTTTCAGAATCATTGAAGCAGCGGGCGGTATCGTCAATAGACCAAATGGAGATGTTCTTTTCATCAAAAGATTGGGAAAATGGGATCTGCCAAAAGGTAAAATGGAGAAAGGTGAATCTCGTGAAGAATCTGCCGTACGCGAAATTGAAGAAGAGACCAATTTACAAAATGTGGAACTTTTAGATTTCATCAATACCACTTACCATATTTACACTGAAAGAAATGGCGACAAAGTGCTGAAATACACGCATTGGTTTGAGATGAATTTCGATGGTAAAGATACCTCAAAACCACAGCTGGAAGAAGGAATTACAGAAGTTGCATGGAAAAACACTACACAGATTGAAAATGAAGTTTTTCCGAGTACATTCAAAAATATTCAATTGATTATAAAAGAATTTTGGCAGACCAAAGCTAAATAA
- a CDS encoding UDP-N-acetylmuramoyl-tripeptide--D-alanyl-D-alanine ligase codes for MNVKQFYPLFLKAEKVTIDSRKINAKDIFFAFSGDNFNAASFADQAISEGALAVIVEDKRFENTDKNIFYVPSTLQFLQELAVYHRDQLQIPVIGLTGSNGKTTTKELIHAVLSQKYNVQYTSGNLNNHIGVPLTILSVKPEHEMAVVEMGANHQKEIELLCILAKPDFGYITNFGKAHLEGFGGFEGVVKGKSELYDYLKNNQQTILVNENDQIQVEKTVDYDSKITFGKRTSDYFFEIFSDDHFVGLDYQDTKALSQLTGDYNFTNLCAAASFGLHFGVGKSQIKTAIEDYMPTNMRSQIVKRENKTLVLDTYNANPSSMAASLQNFITFEGTKTIIIGDMLELGEDSVKEHQEILKTAHDLGFNEIITVGKHFKAVNDSSQSFENTAELIEYLISNKIQSENVLLKASRGISLEKAIDFI; via the coding sequence ATGAATGTAAAACAGTTTTATCCATTATTTTTAAAAGCTGAAAAAGTAACAATTGACAGCAGAAAAATAAATGCGAAAGATATTTTCTTTGCCTTTTCTGGTGACAATTTTAACGCGGCTTCGTTTGCTGACCAGGCAATCAGTGAGGGTGCATTGGCAGTAATCGTTGAGGATAAAAGGTTTGAAAATACGGATAAAAATATTTTTTATGTACCGTCAACTCTACAATTTCTACAGGAGCTTGCTGTTTACCACAGAGATCAATTACAAATCCCTGTTATTGGGCTCACTGGCAGTAATGGGAAAACTACAACCAAGGAACTCATTCACGCTGTTTTGTCGCAGAAATATAATGTGCAATATACATCAGGAAATTTAAATAATCATATTGGTGTTCCTCTCACTATTTTATCTGTAAAACCAGAACATGAGATGGCTGTCGTAGAAATGGGAGCCAATCATCAAAAAGAAATTGAACTTCTTTGTATTTTAGCAAAGCCTGATTTTGGATACATTACCAATTTCGGGAAAGCTCATTTAGAAGGCTTCGGAGGTTTTGAAGGCGTTGTCAAAGGCAAATCTGAGTTGTATGATTATCTAAAAAACAATCAGCAAACCATTTTAGTGAACGAAAATGATCAGATTCAGGTTGAAAAAACGGTGGATTACGATTCAAAAATAACTTTTGGAAAACGAACTTCCGATTATTTTTTTGAAATATTTTCTGATGATCACTTTGTTGGACTAGATTATCAGGATACAAAAGCTCTGTCACAGCTTACCGGAGATTACAATTTCACCAATCTTTGTGCTGCAGCAAGTTTCGGATTGCATTTCGGTGTAGGAAAAAGCCAGATAAAAACAGCAATAGAAGATTATATGCCTACCAATATGCGTTCTCAGATTGTAAAAAGAGAAAATAAAACGCTGGTTTTAGATACCTATAATGCAAATCCGAGTTCGATGGCAGCTTCTCTACAAAATTTTATCACCTTTGAAGGTACTAAAACAATTATTATTGGTGATATGCTTGAGTTGGGAGAAGACAGTGTGAAAGAACACCAAGAGATTCTAAAAACTGCTCATGATTTAGGTTTTAATGAAATTATTACAGTAGGAAAGCATTTCAAGGCAGTGAATGATTCTTCACAATCTTTTGAAAATACCGCTGAATTGATAGAATATTTAATTTCAAACAAAATACAGTCGGAAAATGTTTTGTTAAAAGCATCACGAGGAATTTCCTTAGAAAAAGCGATTGATTTTATTTAG
- the gldJ gene encoding gliding motility lipoprotein GldJ, with translation MKKLKLFSLIALSSTLALTSCGGSSTSKGGGTKKFVSKTGWKPNEKQGWFFAGKQQKQKGWPGMVYVEGGTFTMGLVKDDVMHDWNNSPRRMQVSSFFIGETEITNYEYREYLTWLKYVFPPSDPSFKEIYNGALPDTLLWDNKLSRNDNNETYFRDQNYDYYPVVGVSWTQANRYCEWLTDRANEKALMQAGIIAKDLYINESNNQGGTAFNMDKFKSNDPEMQGYINEQRLQQKSGMKTTNQRLLAANRSPSSAMVTKFRLPTEVEWEYAALGMEKNREYNSYTEKKPQIDMLRGTKGKDRGMILANFKQGRGDYSGLPGWKNDGAANTSDVRQFPSNDIGIYGMFGNVSEWTADVYRPVIDEDASDFNYYRGNMPQAIVRNGDGTYKMVEEGSIKYDTLSDGRLVYKNLPGQFERETIADYRNYRDGDRMSSLDYRSATDSSSSYNMYNAPTSRFIVDANGRVKLQKDTKERTSAMTNDIRVIKGGSWQDSAYWLDPGQRRYKTQNSGYGWIGFRVAQDARANDKARTRR, from the coding sequence ATGAAAAAACTAAAGTTGTTTTCATTAATAGCATTAAGTTCTACGCTTGCATTAACCAGCTGTGGAGGCTCTAGTACCAGCAAAGGAGGTGGTACTAAAAAATTTGTCAGCAAGACAGGTTGGAAACCAAACGAAAAACAAGGTTGGTTTTTTGCAGGAAAGCAACAAAAGCAGAAGGGTTGGCCAGGAATGGTATATGTTGAAGGTGGAACTTTTACCATGGGATTAGTGAAAGATGATGTAATGCACGATTGGAATAACTCGCCTCGCAGAATGCAGGTAAGCTCATTCTTTATCGGAGAAACAGAAATTACTAACTACGAATACCGCGAATACCTTACATGGTTGAAGTATGTATTCCCACCTAGTGATCCTAGTTTTAAGGAAATCTATAACGGTGCATTACCTGATACTTTGTTATGGGATAACAAATTATCTAGAAATGATAATAATGAAACCTATTTCAGAGATCAAAACTATGATTACTATCCGGTAGTAGGTGTTTCTTGGACACAAGCAAACAGATACTGTGAATGGTTGACAGACAGAGCAAACGAAAAAGCTTTGATGCAGGCAGGTATTATTGCAAAAGATTTGTACATCAACGAATCTAATAACCAGGGTGGAACCGCATTTAACATGGATAAATTTAAATCGAATGATCCGGAAATGCAAGGATACATCAACGAGCAGAGATTGCAACAGAAATCTGGTATGAAAACTACCAACCAAAGATTGCTTGCTGCAAACAGATCTCCTAGTTCAGCGATGGTTACCAAATTCAGACTTCCTACAGAAGTTGAATGGGAATACGCAGCTCTTGGAATGGAGAAAAACAGAGAATATAACAGCTATACAGAGAAGAAACCACAAATCGATATGCTTAGAGGTACTAAGGGTAAAGATAGAGGTATGATCTTAGCTAACTTCAAACAAGGTAGAGGTGATTACTCAGGACTACCAGGTTGGAAAAATGATGGTGCAGCTAATACTTCTGACGTAAGACAGTTCCCTTCAAATGATATTGGTATCTATGGAATGTTTGGAAACGTTTCTGAGTGGACGGCAGATGTTTACAGACCAGTTATTGATGAAGATGCCAGCGATTTCAATTATTACAGAGGAAATATGCCTCAGGCTATCGTAAGAAACGGAGACGGTACTTACAAAATGGTAGAAGAAGGTTCTATTAAATATGATACTTTGTCTGACGGTAGATTGGTTTACAAAAACCTTCCGGGTCAGTTTGAAAGAGAAACTATTGCAGACTACAGAAACTATAGAGATGGAGACAGAATGTCGTCTTTAGATTATAGAAGTGCAACAGATTCTTCGTCATCTTACAATATGTACAATGCTCCTACATCTAGATTTATAGTAGATGCAAATGGCAGAGTAAAATTACAGAAAGATACTAAAGAAAGAACTTCTGCGATGACGAACGATATCAGAGTGATCAAAGGAGGTTCTTGGCAAGATTCTGCATACTGGCTAGATCCGGGACAAAGAAGATACAAAACTCAGAATTCTGGGTATGGTTGGATTGGTTTCCGTGTAGCTCAAGATGCTAGAGCTAACGATAAAGCTAGAACAAGAAGATAA